In Pyrus communis chromosome 8, drPyrComm1.1, whole genome shotgun sequence, one genomic interval encodes:
- the LOC137742445 gene encoding anaphase-promoting complex subunit 6, whose protein sequence is MREEEIEKLRGVVRDCVTKHLYSSAIFFADKVAAFTNDPADIYMQAQALFLGRHYRRAYHLLNASQIVLRDLRFRYLAAKCLEELKEWDQCILMLGDAKVDEQGNLYDTKDSNIMYLDKDGEDHEINISSAICFLRGKAYEALENRVQARQWYKAAIKADPLCYEALECLIENHMLTCEEEASLLSSLQFGPEDGWLSSFYSCLIKKYDKENVVEAKFRELEEESCSSNTEQSFICTLKTNTDLLACKAEYYHQCGEYQKCFELTSVLLEKDPFHLKSTLVHLAAAMELGHSNELYLMACNLVKDYPQKALSWFAVGCYYYCIKKYVESHRYFSKATSLDGTFPPAWIGYGNAYAAKEEGDQAMSAYRTAARLFPGCHLPTLYIGMEYMRTHSFKLAEQFLMQAKATCPSDPLVYNELGVVAYHLKEYTKAVWWFEKTLAQIPSPLGEMWEPTVVNLAHAYRKLKMYDEAIKYYEKALALSTRSVSTYAGLAYAYHLQDNLNAAISFYHKALWLKPDDQFCTEMLSLALVDDSRRGVDSRTEFLGLITFDERV, encoded by the exons atgagagaagaagagattgaAAAGCTTCGTGGGGTAGTTCGGGACTGCGTGACGAAGCACCTCTACTCCTCCGCCATCTTCTTCGCTGACAAAGTCGCTGCCTTTACCAATGACCCTGCCGATATCTACATGCAAGCTCAGGCTCTCTTTCTCGGCCGCCATTACCGACGCGCCTACCACCTCCTCAATGCCTCCCAGATCGTCCTCCGTGACCTCCGATTTCGCTACCTCGCTGCCAAGTGCCTG GAGGAGCTGAAGGAGTGGGATCAATGCATATTAATGCTTGGCGATGCGAAAGTGGATGAACAGGGGAATCTGTATGACACAAAGGATTCCAATATCATGTACTTGGATAAAGATGGCGAAGATCATGAGATCAAT ATATCTTCTGCAATATGCTTTTTACGAGGTAAGGCATATGAAGCATTGGAAAACCGTGTCCAGGCCCGACAGTG gtACAAAGCTGCTATCAAAGCTGATCCCTTATGTTATGAG GCTTTGGAATGTCTTATTGAGAATCACATGCTTACATGCGAGGAAG AGGCGAGCCTACTTTCATCATTACAATTTGGTCCTGAAGATGGATGGCTCTCGTCATTCTACTCATGTTTAATTAAAAAG TATGACAAAGAAAATGTTGTAGAAGCAAAATTCAGAGAACTTGAGGAAGAAAGTTGTAGTAGTAACACTGAGCAATCCTTCATTTGTACTCTGAAAACCAACACCGACCTTCTAGCCTGCAAAGCTGAATACTATCATCAGTGTGGTGAATATCAAAAATGCTTTGAGCTAACTTCCGT ACTACTCGAAAAAGATCCTTTCCATCTGAAAAGTACGTTGGTGCATCTAGCAGCAGCTATGGAGCTTGGGCATTCGAATGAGCTCTATCTTATGGCATGCAATCTAGTGAAGGACTATCCTCAAAA GGCTTTATCATGGTTTGCTGTTGGTTGTTACTATTATTGTATCAAAAAGTATGTTGAGTCGCACCGTTATTTCAG CAAGGCTACCAGTCTAGATGGGACCTTTCCACCTGCTTGGATTGGATATGGGAACGCATATGCTGCTAAAGAAGAGGGTGATCAGGCCATGTCGGCTTACCGCACTGCTGCTCGTTTGTTTCCAGG GTGTCATTTACCAACTTTATACATTGGGATGGAGTACATGCGAACCCATAGCTTTAAGCTTGCCGAGCAG TTTCTTATGCAGGCGAAGGCTACTTGCCCATCAGATCCACTAGTATACAATGAACTTGGTGTTGTTGCTTATCATTTGAAGGA GTATACTAAAGCTGTGTGGTGGTTTGAGAAAACTTTGGCTCAAATTCCCTCCCCTTTGGGTGAAATGTGGGAACCAACTGTGGTTAATCTTGCTCATGCATACAGAAAACTGAA GATGTATGATGAAGCTATTAAATACTATGAGAAAGCACTTGCATTGTCAACAAGAAGCGTGAGTACTTATGCAGGTCTTGCGTATGCTTACCATTTGCAG GATAATCTTAATGCAGCAATTTCATTCTATCATAAG GCTCTATGGCTAAAACCAGACGATCAGTTCTGCACCGAAATGTTAAGCTTGGCTTTAGTAGATGATAGCCGTCGTGGTGTGGACTCCAGAACTGAATTTCTAGGCTTAATTACGTTTGATGAACGCGTTTAG
- the LOC137742443 gene encoding uncharacterized protein, which yields MAEKKGGSKLNVAIIHPDLGIGGAERLIVDAAVELASHGHKVHVFTSHHDKNRCFEETVSGIFPVTVYGSFLPRHIFYRLHALCAYIRCLFVALCMLVMWPSFDVILADQVSVVIPLLKLKKATKVLFYCHFPDLLLAQHTTLLRRIYRKPIDFIEEMTTGMAHKILVNSKFTASMFAKTFKHLAAQGIQPAVLYPAVNVNQFNEPANSYKLNFLSINRFERKKNIDLAISAFALLRTLEGDVLQGPDLAEASLTIAGGFDNRLRENVEYLEELRSLAEREGVSSQVNFITSCSTAERNALLSQCLCVLYTPKDEHFGIVPLEAMAAHKPVIACNSGGPVETVKNGETGFLCDCNPREFSLAMAKLIKDPQMAQRMGIEARRHVTESFSTKIFGQHLNQYIADVARTKRD from the exons ATGGCGGAGAAGAAAGGAGGCTCCAAGTTGAACGTTGCAATCATTCATCCCGATCTGGGCATAG GTGGAGCTGAAAGACTGATCGTCGACGCGGCTGTCGAACTTGCATCACATGGCCACAAAGTTCACGTCTTCACTTCCCACCACGATAAAAATCGATGCTTTGAGGAGACCGTTTCTG GTATCTTTCCTGTTACTGTATATGGATCTTTCCTACCCCGACATATATTCTATCGACTCCATGCTTTGTGTGCATATATACGGTGCCTTTTTGTTGCTCTCTGCATGCTGGTCATGTGGCCATCATTTGATGTAATACTAGCAGATCAGGTTTCTGTTGTCATCCCACTACTGAAGCTTAAGAAGGCAACAAAG GTTTTGTTTTACTGTCATTTTCCGGATTTATTGCTGGCTCAACACACGACTCTTTTGAGGAGGATATATAGAAAACCCATAGACTTCATAGAAGAAATGACAACTG GAATGGCACATAAGATTCTTGTTAACAGCAAATTTACAGCATCTATGTTTGCAAAGACATTTAAGCATCTTGCCGCTCAAGGGATTCAGCCAGCTGTTCTTTATCCGGCTGTCAATGTGAATCAGTTTAATGAACCCGCCAATTCTTACAA GCTAAATTTTCTGTCTATCAATCGTTTCGAGAGGAAAAAGAATATAGACTTGGCAATATCAGCTTTTGCTCTGCTTCGTACCCTTGAAGGGGATGTCCTTCAAGGTCCTGATCTGGCTGAAGCTTCCTTGACAATTGCAG GTGGCTTCGATAATCGTCTGAGAGAAAATGTTGAGTACTTAGAGGAGCTCAGAAGCCTAGCAGAAAGGGAAGGAGTGTCCAGTCAAGTTAACTTCATCACCTCTTGCTCGACAGCAGAAAGAAATGCACTTCTCTCCCAATGCCTATGCGTCCTTTATACgccaaag GATGAACACTTTGGCATTGTACCTCTGGAGGCAATGGCCGCTCATAAACCTGTTATTGCATGCAACAGTGGGGGCCCTGTAGAGACAGTTAAGAATGGTGAAACGGGATTTCTGTGTGACTGTAACCCAAGAGAGTTCTCCTTGGCTATGGCTAAACTCATAAAAGACCCGCAGATGGCTCAGAGAATGGGTATAGAAGCACGACGGCATGTCACAGAGTCATTCTCTACGAAAATATTTGGTCAGCACTTGAATCAATACATTGCTGATGTTGCTCGGACGAAAAGAGACTGA
- the LOC137742444 gene encoding uncharacterized protein, which translates to MGGEEIAGPPAPKVLRLLYFVGAGFICTVGINKWREMQRKSMALQQHQQQQQQLPENASNALE; encoded by the exons ATGGGTGGAGAAGAAATAGCGGGCCCACCAGCCCCGAAGGTCCTCCGTCTCCTCTATTTCGTCGGCGCCGGCT TTATTTGCACGGTTGGAATCAACAAGTGGCGCGAGATGCAGCGCAAGTCCATGGCTTTACAGCaacaccagcagcagcagcagcagctcccCGAAAATGCCTCAAATGCCCTTGAGTGA
- the LOC137741639 gene encoding protein DOG1-like 4, which translates to MSSFTSFYETWFEQLHHLVHQLSTCPRPPTTPDHHRQLLHVVQKVMAHYAEYYRVKSLAVERDALSVFVAPWATTLERSLHWIGGWRPTTAFHLVYSESSIHFEAHIVDILRGHRTGDLGDLTPSQFRRVSDLQCETVKEENAISDELSEWQDGACELMGACTNLETNMGLLVSVLKKADELRLKTLRKVVELLTPQQAVEFLIAAAELQFGVRGWGLNQDRRRGNV; encoded by the exons ATGAGCAGCTTCACCAGCTTCTACGAGACGTGGTTTGAGCAGCTTCACCACCTCGTCCACCAGCTCTCCACTTGTCCCAGACCCCCCACAACTCCTGACCACCACCGCCAACTCCTCCACGTCGTCCAGAAAGTCATGGCCCACTACGCCGAGTACTACCGTGTCAAGTCCCTTGCCGTGGAGCGCGACGCCCTCTCCGTCTTTGTTGCCCCCTGGGCCACCACCCTCGAGCGCTCCCTCCACTGGATCGGCGGCTGGCGCCCCACCACTGCCTTCCACCTTGTCTACTCCGAGTCCTCCATCCACTTTGAGGCTCACATCGTTGACATCCTCCGGGGCCACCGCACCGGTGACCTTGGGGACCTCACCCCCTCCCAGTTCCGCCGCGTCAGTGACCTCCAGTGCGAAACT GTGAAAGAGGAGAATGCGATATCCGATGAGTTATCGGAGTGGCAAGACGGGGCGTGTGAGCTGATGGGCGCATGCACTAATCTGGAGACGAACATGGGATTGTTGGTGAGTGTGTTGAAGAAGGCTGACGAACTGCGGCTGAAGACTCTGAGAAAAGTGGTGGAACTGCTGACTCCACAGCAGGCTGTGGAGTTCTTGATTGCAGCTGCCGAGTTGCAGTTTGGTGTCCGCGGCTGGGGGTTGAATCAGGACCGTCGGCGTGGGAATGTCTGA
- the LOC137742025 gene encoding tubby-like F-box protein 7, with the protein MSLRKAFRSRKFSKSFRELKLSDEDQASGGGRRIVRDSDCADSSSSPSSSSWSDMLPELLGEIIRRVEASEDKWPHRKNVIACACVCKRWRDITKEIARSPSYSGKITFPSCLKQPGPRDFPHQCLIKRNKKTSTFYLYLALTPSFTDKGKFLLAARRHRHGTNTEYIISLDADDISQGSNAYVGKLSSDFLGTNFTIYDSQPPHSGAKPASSRSTRRFASKQISPQVPAGNFEVGQVSYKFNLLKSRGPRRMICPLICPPSDETSIGKPLDNLKLKKTASTSSGYTSLRNKAPRWHDQLQCWCLNFHGRVTVASVKNFQLVAAVDPSQPGGKGDEETALQFGKVGDDTFTMDYRQPLSAFQAFAICLTSFGTKLACE; encoded by the exons ATGTCTCTGCGGAAAGCGTTTCGCTCCCGGAAATTCTCCAAATCGTTCCGGGAATTGAAGCTCAGCGACGAGGATCAGGCGAGTGGGGGCGGCCGCAGAATCGTCCGCGACTCGGACTGTGCTGACTCATCTTCGTCGCCGTCGTCGTCTTCGTGGTCGGATATGCTCCCGGAGCTGCTCGGCGAGATCATACGGAGAGTGGAGGCCAGCGAGGACAAGTGGCCGCACCGCAAAAACGTCATCGCTTGTGCCTGTGTCTGCAAGCGGTGGAGGGATATCACCAAGGAGATCGCGCGGTCTCCTTCGTACAGTGGCAAAATTACCTTCCCCTCGTGCCTTAAACAG CCAGGACCACGCGATTTTCCCCACCAATGTCTAATAAAACGAAACAAGAAGACCTCAACGTTTTACCTTTATCTTGCACTTACACCAT CATTCACCGATAAGGGAAAGTTTCTTTTAGCAGCGCGGAGACACAGGCATGGCACTAACACTGAGTATATAATATCACTTGATGCTGATGACATATCCCAAGGAAGTAATGCTTATGTgggaaaattaag CTCCGATTTTCTGGGCACCAATTTTACAATCTATGACAGTCAGCCACCGCATAGTGGTGCAAAGCCTGCTAGCAGTAGGTCTACTCGTCGTTTTGCAAGCAAGCAAATAAGCCCCCAAGTTCCGGCAGGCAACTTTGAAGTTGGGCAGGTCTCTTACAAGTTCAACCTTCTAAAATCAAGAGGTCCAAGGAGGATGATTTGCCCGCTTATTTGCCCACCATCAGATGAAACTTCCATTGGAAAACCTTTGGACAATTTAAAGTTGAAGAAAACAGCTTCTACAAGTTCTGGTTACACCTCTTTGAGGAACAAAGCTCCAAGATGGCATGATCAGTTGCAGTGCTGGTGTTTGAATTTCCATGGTCGGGTCACGGTAGCATCAGTAAAGAACTTTCAACTGGTTGCAGCTGTGGACCCAAGCCAACCAGGAGGGAAAGGAGACGAAGAAACGGCTCTCCAGTTCGGGAAAGTGGGTGATGATACATTTACCATGGATTATAGACAGCCTTTGTCAGCGTTCCAGGCGTTTGCTATTTGCCTTACCAGCTTTGGCACCAAACTGGCGTGTGAGTAA